A region from the Sutcliffiella horikoshii genome encodes:
- the sdaAA gene encoding L-serine ammonia-lyase, iron-sulfur-dependent, subunit alpha — protein sequence MFRNVAELIEIAQSSNKKISEIMIEQEMEFTGRTREEIFEQMDKNLTIMEQAVERGLEGVRSVSGLTGGDAVLLQKYIEKGNFLTGKNILDAVSKAVATNEVNAAMGTICATPTAGSAGVVPGTLFAVKNVLNPTREEMINFLFTSGAFGFVVANNASISGAAGGCQAEVGSASGMAAAAIVEMAGGTPDQCAQAMAITLKNMLGLVCDPVAGLVEVPCVKRNAMGAANAMVAADMALAGITSTIPCDEVIDAMYKIGQTMPTALKETAQGGLAATPTGRELEAKIFGVPLQKGD from the coding sequence ATGTTTCGTAATGTTGCAGAACTGATTGAGATAGCACAAAGCAGTAACAAGAAAATTTCAGAGATAATGATTGAACAGGAAATGGAATTTACGGGCAGGACCCGTGAGGAAATTTTCGAACAGATGGACAAAAACCTTACCATCATGGAACAGGCTGTAGAGAGAGGGCTTGAAGGTGTAAGATCTGTTTCTGGGTTGACGGGCGGCGATGCGGTGCTTCTTCAAAAGTATATTGAAAAAGGGAACTTCCTTACAGGTAAGAATATTTTAGATGCAGTAAGTAAAGCGGTTGCGACAAATGAAGTAAATGCTGCCATGGGTACAATTTGCGCCACTCCGACAGCTGGTTCTGCCGGGGTAGTTCCAGGAACGCTTTTTGCCGTAAAAAATGTGCTTAACCCAACGAGAGAAGAAATGATCAACTTTTTATTCACGTCAGGTGCTTTCGGGTTTGTTGTTGCCAATAATGCCTCTATCTCCGGTGCTGCTGGTGGATGTCAGGCTGAGGTTGGTTCTGCTTCCGGGATGGCAGCAGCTGCTATTGTGGAAATGGCTGGCGGAACTCCAGATCAATGTGCACAAGCAATGGCCATTACGCTTAAAAACATGTTAGGATTAGTATGTGACCCTGTTGCAGGACTTGTGGAAGTACCATGCGTGAAGCGTAATGCAATGGGTGCAGCAAATGCAATGGTCGCAGCAGACATGGCACTTGCAGGGATTACTAGCACGATCCCGTGTGATGAAGTAATTGACGCAATGTACAAGATTGGACAGACGATGCCTACTGCACTTAAAGAAACTGCACAAGGAGGGTTGGCGGCAACACCAACTGGTCGTGAATTAGAAGCGAAAATATTTGGTGTTCCCTTACAAAAAGGTGACTAA
- the recG gene encoding ATP-dependent DNA helicase RecG — MTNLSETTVTTLKGIGEETANSLHAMGIFSVEDLLMHFPYRYEDYRLRDISEVKHEEKITVEGKVHGEPSLMYFGKKKSRLTFRFFVGRFLVKAVCFNRPYYKNKLSINDTITITGKWDQHRQTITVMEIHFGPFMKESEVEPVYSVKGNITVKQMRKFIGNALQTYGTELESALPVSLLQKYKLPSKGDSVRALHNPVNQETLKHARRYFVYEEFLLFQLKIQALRKYKREQTEGIVHEFSKSKLEQFISTLPFPLTGAQNRVLGEILGDMTSPYRMNRLLQGDVGSGKTVVAAISLYGAHLSGYQGALMVPTEILAEQHAQSLTSLFSETSVNIELLTSSVKGKRRRELLERLVNGEIDILVGTHALIQEEVNFKRLGLVITDEQHRFGVEQRRVLREKGSNPDVLFMTATPIPRTLAITAFGEMDVSVIDEMPAGRKAIETYWAKHQMIDRVLGFVEKELQKGRQAYVICPLIEESEKLDVQNAIDVHDMLTHYYRGNWKIGLMHGRLSSDEKEKVMEAFSENEVQLLVSTTVVEVGVNVPNATMMVIYDAERFGLSQLHQLRGRVGRGSEQSYCILLADPKSEVGNERMKIMTETNDGFVLSEKDLELRGPGDFFGRKQSGVPEFKVADMVHDYRALEVARQDAHDLLYSDSFWVDEEYKGLREMIENSGILDGDKLD, encoded by the coding sequence GTGACTAATTTATCTGAAACCACAGTAACAACCTTAAAGGGCATTGGGGAAGAAACCGCAAACTCCCTTCATGCAATGGGAATTTTCTCAGTAGAAGATCTGCTGATGCATTTCCCGTACAGATATGAAGATTATCGGCTTAGAGATATATCAGAAGTAAAACATGAAGAGAAAATAACGGTAGAAGGGAAGGTTCATGGAGAGCCTTCTCTTATGTATTTTGGCAAAAAGAAATCAAGACTTACTTTCCGTTTTTTTGTTGGACGGTTTTTAGTCAAGGCCGTTTGTTTCAACCGGCCATATTACAAAAACAAACTTTCCATCAACGATACCATCACCATTACTGGAAAATGGGATCAGCATCGTCAAACGATCACTGTCATGGAGATTCACTTTGGTCCATTCATGAAAGAAAGTGAAGTGGAACCTGTATATTCGGTTAAGGGGAATATCACCGTTAAGCAGATGCGTAAGTTTATTGGAAACGCGCTGCAAACATATGGAACCGAGTTGGAAAGTGCACTTCCTGTCTCTCTTTTACAAAAATACAAGCTGCCTTCAAAAGGTGATTCAGTAAGAGCGCTACATAACCCAGTCAATCAAGAAACGTTGAAACATGCTAGGCGCTATTTTGTGTACGAGGAATTTTTACTTTTTCAGCTAAAGATCCAGGCTTTAAGAAAATATAAGCGTGAGCAAACAGAAGGAATCGTGCATGAATTTTCTAAAAGTAAGCTGGAACAATTCATCTCCACACTTCCATTTCCACTGACAGGTGCACAAAACAGGGTGTTGGGAGAAATCTTAGGTGATATGACATCACCATACCGGATGAATCGCTTGTTGCAAGGGGATGTAGGTTCAGGTAAAACGGTGGTGGCGGCAATATCTTTATATGGTGCACATCTTTCTGGCTACCAGGGAGCATTAATGGTGCCAACAGAAATACTTGCTGAACAACATGCCCAATCGTTAACAAGCCTGTTTAGTGAAACGTCGGTCAACATTGAATTGTTAACAAGTTCGGTAAAAGGCAAGCGACGCAGGGAGCTCTTGGAAAGATTGGTTAATGGTGAAATCGATATTCTTGTCGGTACACATGCTTTAATACAAGAAGAAGTGAACTTCAAAAGACTCGGCCTTGTCATAACAGATGAGCAGCATCGTTTTGGAGTCGAACAACGAAGGGTCCTCCGTGAAAAAGGATCAAATCCAGATGTACTGTTTATGACGGCGACGCCAATTCCGAGGACGCTAGCCATTACAGCTTTTGGGGAGATGGATGTTTCCGTTATCGATGAAATGCCAGCCGGTCGAAAAGCAATAGAGACCTATTGGGCCAAACATCAAATGATTGACAGGGTATTGGGGTTTGTCGAAAAGGAACTTCAAAAAGGCAGGCAAGCATATGTTATCTGCCCGCTTATAGAAGAATCGGAAAAGCTAGACGTGCAAAATGCGATAGATGTACATGATATGCTTACGCATTACTACCGCGGGAATTGGAAAATTGGGTTAATGCATGGCAGATTGAGTTCGGATGAAAAAGAAAAAGTCATGGAAGCGTTCAGCGAAAATGAAGTGCAGCTCCTTGTTTCCACAACCGTTGTAGAAGTCGGGGTGAATGTCCCAAATGCAACCATGATGGTGATCTATGACGCAGAGCGCTTTGGCCTTTCGCAACTCCATCAACTTCGAGGCCGTGTGGGACGTGGGAGTGAACAATCCTACTGTATACTACTTGCAGATCCCAAATCGGAAGTCGGAAATGAGCGGATGAAAATCATGACAGAAACGAACGACGGTTTTGTGCTTTCAGAAAAGGACCTGGAACTGCGGGGCCCTGGTGATTTCTTTGGCAGAAAACAAAGCGGTGTACCGGAATTTAAAGTTGCTGACATGGTCCATGATTACAGAGCCCTCGAGGTAGCGAGGCAGGATGCTCATGATCTTCTCTATTCAGATAGTTTTTGGGTGGACGAGGAATATAAAGGGTTAAGAGAAATGATCGAAAACTCAGGGATTTTAGACGGTGACAAGTTAGATTAG
- the fapR gene encoding transcription factor FapR, with translation MRRNKKERQLSLKDKIQENPFITDEELADFFQVSIQTVRLDRLELNIPELRERIKNVAARTLEKEVKSLPLDEVIGEIIDLQLDESAISIFDVQSEHVFKRNQITRGHHLFAQANSLAVAVINDELALTAKATIRFTRPVKLGERIVAKAFVSKVDKEKGRTTVEVKSSVGSEKVFHGEFEMFRSTSS, from the coding sequence ATGAGACGAAACAAAAAGGAGCGCCAGTTATCTTTAAAGGATAAGATACAGGAAAACCCTTTTATAACAGATGAAGAACTTGCAGATTTTTTTCAAGTCAGCATCCAAACAGTCCGCTTGGATCGTCTGGAATTAAATATCCCTGAATTAAGGGAGAGAATTAAGAATGTTGCTGCAAGGACGCTTGAGAAAGAAGTGAAATCCCTGCCTCTTGATGAAGTTATCGGTGAAATTATCGATCTTCAATTAGATGAGAGTGCGATTTCCATCTTTGATGTTCAAAGTGAGCATGTTTTTAAACGGAATCAAATTACACGGGGGCATCACTTGTTTGCACAAGCAAATTCTTTGGCAGTTGCCGTCATCAATGATGAACTGGCGTTAACTGCAAAAGCTACCATTCGATTTACACGACCTGTAAAATTGGGCGAAAGAATTGTGGCAAAAGCCTTCGTTAGTAAAGTGGATAAAGAAAAAGGTAGAACAACTGTAGAAGTGAAAAGCTCCGTCGGAAGTGAGAAAGTTTTCCATGGTGAGTTTGAAATGTTCCGCTCTACAAGTTCTTGA
- the plsX gene encoding phosphate acyltransferase PlsX has product MRIAIDAMGGDHAPKSIVEGVMKAVEKYNDVTFTLVGDENKIRSYLTDEKQITILHTEEVISGDEEPVRAVRRKKNASMVLMAKEVKEGRADACISAGNTGALMTAGLLIVGRIKGIERPALSPTLPTGDGKGFVMMDVGANADAKPEHLFQYALMGSIYAEKVRGVEAPRVGLLNVGTEDKKGNELTKAAFEYIKESNAVHFIGNVEARDLLNGVADVVVTDGFTGNITLKAIEGTALSVFDMLKEALTSDLKSKLAAAVLKPKLKTIKNKMDYSEYGGAALFGLKAPVVKAHGSSDDNAVFNAIRQTREMLEKDMVGTIARTIEKMEFVTTQENGGE; this is encoded by the coding sequence ATGAGAATTGCCATTGATGCAATGGGTGGCGATCATGCACCAAAGTCTATTGTAGAAGGTGTCATGAAAGCTGTTGAGAAATATAATGATGTTACTTTTACCCTTGTTGGGGATGAAAATAAAATACGATCATACTTAACAGATGAAAAACAAATAACGATTTTACATACAGAAGAGGTTATATCAGGAGATGAGGAACCGGTTCGGGCAGTACGCCGTAAAAAGAACGCCTCCATGGTCCTGATGGCCAAAGAAGTGAAAGAGGGACGAGCAGATGCCTGCATTTCAGCAGGTAACACTGGTGCATTGATGACAGCAGGGCTATTGATTGTAGGCCGCATTAAAGGAATTGAACGACCTGCGCTATCACCGACATTACCAACCGGTGACGGTAAAGGATTCGTCATGATGGATGTAGGTGCAAATGCAGATGCGAAACCAGAACATCTATTTCAATATGCTCTCATGGGGTCCATCTATGCAGAAAAGGTTCGTGGTGTAGAAGCTCCTCGGGTAGGTTTACTGAATGTAGGAACAGAAGATAAAAAAGGAAACGAACTGACCAAAGCTGCTTTTGAATACATCAAAGAATCCAATGCGGTCCATTTCATCGGAAATGTAGAGGCAAGGGACCTTTTAAATGGAGTAGCAGATGTTGTGGTGACAGACGGGTTTACCGGAAACATCACGCTAAAAGCAATTGAAGGAACAGCTCTTTCTGTTTTTGATATGTTAAAAGAGGCGCTGACAAGTGACTTGAAAAGTAAGCTTGCAGCTGCCGTGTTGAAACCAAAACTAAAAACAATCAAAAACAAAATGGATTACTCTGAATACGGCGGGGCGGCTTTATTTGGCCTGAAGGCACCAGTCGTCAAGGCTCATGGGTCTTCTGATGACAATGCTGTGTTCAATGCAATCCGTCAAACACGTGAAATGCTTGAAAAAGATATGGTTGGTACCATTGCTCGCACCATTGAGAAAATGGAGTTTGTGACTACACAAGAGAACGGGGGAGAATAA
- the fabD gene encoding ACP S-malonyltransferase, whose translation MGKVAFVFPGQGSQIVGMAHELASEYKEVQAVIDQADEKLGYKLSSLMFEGPQEELTLTYNAQPALLTSSIAILQLLKQAGITADYTAGHSLGEYSALVATDAISFEDAVYTVHMRGKYMEEAVPAGVGSMAAVLGLEEGLLKEACEEASVEAGSVQLANLNCPGQIVISGSAQGVSLASEKAKEKGAKRVIPLVVSGPFHSSLMKPAASKLEDTLASISINDSTVPVIANVDANEMKSASEIPVKLVEQLYSPVRWEQSVEKLIDLGVDTFIEVGPGKVLSGLIKKVNRRATTIPVYDKETLQKAIDHFKGEESTNA comes from the coding sequence ATGGGGAAGGTTGCATTTGTTTTTCCAGGACAAGGTTCGCAAATAGTTGGGATGGCTCACGAATTAGCCAGTGAATATAAAGAAGTTCAAGCGGTGATTGATCAAGCAGACGAGAAATTAGGCTATAAACTTTCTTCCTTGATGTTTGAAGGGCCTCAAGAAGAACTTACACTGACATACAATGCCCAACCTGCGCTCCTGACTTCAAGTATTGCTATATTGCAACTGCTTAAACAAGCAGGCATTACTGCGGATTATACGGCTGGACATAGCCTTGGCGAATATTCTGCTCTTGTAGCGACAGACGCCATCAGCTTTGAAGATGCTGTCTATACTGTCCATATGCGCGGAAAATACATGGAAGAAGCAGTTCCAGCTGGAGTTGGTTCCATGGCGGCAGTGCTTGGCCTTGAAGAAGGTTTATTAAAAGAAGCTTGTGAAGAGGCATCGGTGGAAGCCGGATCTGTGCAACTTGCAAACTTGAATTGTCCCGGTCAGATTGTCATATCAGGATCGGCACAAGGTGTGTCGCTGGCATCTGAAAAGGCGAAGGAAAAAGGTGCTAAAAGAGTGATCCCTCTCGTAGTTAGCGGGCCATTCCATTCCAGTTTGATGAAACCGGCAGCATCCAAGCTTGAAGATACATTAGCATCCATTTCCATCAATGATTCAACTGTCCCTGTCATAGCAAATGTGGATGCGAATGAAATGAAAAGCGCTTCTGAAATCCCTGTGAAGCTAGTGGAGCAGCTATATTCTCCTGTTCGTTGGGAACAATCAGTAGAGAAGTTGATAGACCTTGGGGTCGATACGTTTATTGAAGTTGGGCCGGGTAAAGTATTATCAGGGCTTATCAAAAAAGTGAATCGCAGAGCAACTACCATTCCAGTATACGATAAGGAAACGCTGCAAAAAGCGATAGATCACTTTAAAGGGGAGGAATCTACAAATGCTTAA
- the fabG gene encoding 3-oxoacyl-[acyl-carrier-protein] reductase → MLKGKTAVVTGASRGIGRAVALELAEQGANVVVNYSGSEAKAYEVVEAIKEMGSEAIAVRCNVGNMEDVQAMMKEALTQFGTIDILVNNAGITRDNLLMRMKEDEWDDVININLKGVFNATKAVTRQMMKQRSGRIINIASIVGVMGNAGQANYVAAKAGVIGLTKSTARELASRHITVNAIAPGFITTDMTDKLTEDVKTEMLKQIPLARFGEAKDIASVVSFLASEKSAYITGQTLHVDGGMVM, encoded by the coding sequence ATGCTTAAAGGTAAAACAGCCGTTGTAACAGGGGCGTCCCGCGGAATTGGACGTGCCGTTGCACTTGAACTAGCAGAACAAGGTGCAAATGTAGTGGTTAACTATTCAGGAAGCGAAGCAAAAGCTTATGAAGTAGTGGAAGCTATTAAAGAAATGGGGAGCGAGGCTATCGCTGTACGTTGTAATGTCGGGAACATGGAAGACGTACAAGCTATGATGAAAGAAGCGCTCACTCAGTTCGGTACCATTGATATTCTTGTCAATAACGCCGGTATCACCCGCGATAACCTTCTAATGCGAATGAAGGAAGATGAGTGGGATGATGTAATCAACATCAACCTTAAAGGTGTATTTAATGCGACAAAAGCAGTTACACGTCAAATGATGAAACAACGATCCGGAAGAATCATAAACATTGCGTCCATCGTCGGTGTGATGGGAAATGCAGGACAAGCAAACTATGTAGCGGCAAAAGCAGGTGTCATTGGCCTTACAAAATCAACGGCACGCGAATTAGCTTCCCGCCATATCACAGTCAATGCAATTGCCCCAGGATTCATCACAACGGATATGACGGATAAACTAACAGAAGATGTTAAAACGGAAATGCTCAAGCAGATCCCTCTAGCAAGATTTGGAGAAGCAAAAGACATTGCTTCTGTAGTATCTTTCCTAGCATCCGAAAAAAGTGCCTACATCACCGGCCAAACCCTCCACGTAGACGGCGGAATGGTGATGTAA
- the acpP gene encoding acyl carrier protein: MADVLERVTKIIVDRLGVDESEVNLDSKFKDDLGADSLDVVELVMELEDEFDMEISDDEAENITTVADAVNYIKANA, encoded by the coding sequence ATGGCAGATGTATTAGAGCGTGTAACAAAGATCATTGTTGATCGTTTAGGTGTAGACGAGTCCGAGGTGAACCTTGACTCCAAATTCAAAGACGATTTGGGTGCTGACTCTCTTGATGTAGTTGAACTAGTAATGGAACTTGAAGACGAGTTTGATATGGAAATTTCAGACGACGAAGCAGAAAACATTACAACAGTTGCCGATGCGGTAAACTACATAAAAGCAAACGCTTAA
- the rnc gene encoding ribonuclease III produces the protein MKNEATKKNFVMLQEKLGVKFHNEKLLYQAFTHSSYVNEHRRKPYEDNERLEFLGDAVLELTISQFLYKKYPMMSEGQLTKLRASIVCEPSLVSFANDLSFGQYVLLGKGEEITGGRARPALLADVFEAFIGALYLDLGLETVFEFLEKYVYPKINEGAFSHVMDFKSQLQEMIQRNALGVIEYEVLEEKGPAHNREFVSKVSLNKEEMGIGVGRSKKEAEQHAAQFALQKLKKVRK, from the coding sequence ATGAAAAACGAAGCGACAAAAAAGAACTTTGTTATGCTTCAAGAAAAACTAGGAGTTAAGTTTCATAATGAGAAACTTTTATATCAAGCTTTCACCCATTCATCCTATGTGAATGAGCATCGCAGAAAGCCTTACGAGGACAATGAGCGTTTGGAATTTTTGGGTGACGCTGTTTTAGAGTTGACCATTTCTCAATTTTTATATAAAAAATATCCAATGATGAGTGAAGGTCAATTAACAAAACTAAGAGCGTCTATTGTATGTGAACCTTCTTTGGTTTCATTCGCCAATGATCTTTCGTTCGGACAATATGTACTGCTTGGTAAAGGAGAAGAAATAACAGGCGGAAGAGCAAGACCAGCATTGCTTGCCGATGTTTTTGAGGCATTTATCGGCGCATTGTATCTGGACCTTGGCCTGGAGACTGTTTTCGAGTTCCTTGAAAAGTATGTGTATCCAAAAATTAATGAAGGTGCTTTTTCTCATGTGATGGATTTCAAAAGTCAGCTGCAAGAGATGATACAACGAAACGCACTAGGAGTAATTGAGTATGAAGTGCTAGAAGAAAAAGGACCGGCCCACAACCGTGAGTTTGTGTCTAAGGTCTCTTTGAATAAAGAAGAGATGGGGATTGGAGTCGGCCGTTCCAAAAAAGAAGCAGAACAACATGCCGCTCAGTTTGCTCTCCAGAAACTAAAAAAAGTCAGAAAATGA
- the smc gene encoding chromosome segregation protein SMC has translation MYLKRLEVVGFKSFAEKISVDFVPGVTAVVGPNGSGKSNIIDAIRWVLGEQSAKSLRGSKMEDIIFAGSDSRRALNMAEVTLTLDNSNRILPIDYMEVSVTRRALRSGDSEFLINKQTCRLKDIVDLFMDSGLGKEAFSIISQGKVEEILSSKSEERRSIFEEAAGVLKYKSRKKKAESKLMDTQENLNRVSDILHELEGQVEPLKIQASIAKDYLEKKEELEQIEVGVTVHEIEELHQKWEQNSLEVKNSTEKELVLSSELSQKEATLEKYKDQVAALDESIDSLQQALLVASSELEKLEGRKEVLKERKKNATTNRAQLESSSVELAEFIDVQKKRLESEKHLLDTLRQELVLTEQQLKEKQVINEQFDQNIEGKIDALKSDYIELLNKQASIRNEISYLEQQEKQEGMKVTRLDEGNRKYVDLRANTHQKKEKVLTDHKQVQEELNQTVDHYRAEQTNLEQFKQSYQKKETTLYQAYQFLQQTRARKEMLETMQGDFTGFFQGVKEILKARDENRLTGIKGAVAELIQVNQDVETAIEIALGSATQHIVVDNEQNARNSIQYLKKNGFGRATFLPMTVMKPRTLSDYQVNQISQHEAFVGIAASLVEYDQAYENIVNNLLGTIVIAKDLKGANALAGILQHRYRIVTLEGDVVNPGGSMTGGAVKQKSNSLLSRGRELDSISAKLEEMENKTALLEDQVKTLKKKIEEKESQVIELKGTGEELRYKEQQVASLLREVELEEKNVNEHLSLYDYEKQQLTISMQDAVNKKAKLDAELKTVGMQVAALDKEIAELNSLRLEQHANKETVQNELTQLKVDYASKKEKLTNQSEKVDTIETDLEQATERLTDIKEDLSLLQSEMNDNSSGEQKLEVAAAEKLQDKNTTMKLIAERRAERLSYHEKVEQEELELKDLKRQYKQLTEVLKAEEVKMNRLDVELDNRLHHLREEYMLSFEAAKADYPLEMEIEEARKKLKLIKLAIEELGTVNIAAIEEYDRVSERYTFLKEQKDDLQEAKDTLFQVIGEMDEEMKKRFETTFTNIRAHFHDVFRSLFGGGRADLVLTDPSDMLNTGVDIVAQPPGKKLQNLGLLSGGERALTAIALLFSILKVRPVPFCILDEVEAALDEANVHRFAQYLKQFSEETQFIVITHRKGTMEFSDVLYGVTMQESGVSKLVSVRLEESKELVK, from the coding sequence ATGTACCTCAAACGATTGGAAGTAGTAGGATTTAAGTCGTTTGCTGAAAAAATATCCGTTGATTTCGTACCAGGTGTAACAGCCGTTGTAGGTCCGAATGGAAGCGGAAAAAGTAATATTATCGATGCCATCAGATGGGTGCTGGGGGAACAATCAGCCAAATCCCTACGCGGTTCCAAAATGGAAGATATCATTTTTGCCGGCAGTGATAGCAGAAGAGCATTAAATATGGCAGAGGTTACACTTACCCTTGATAACAGTAATCGCATCTTGCCGATTGATTATATGGAAGTGAGCGTTACAAGAAGGGCGCTAAGATCCGGTGACAGTGAATTCCTGATAAATAAACAAACTTGCAGATTAAAAGACATTGTAGACCTTTTCATGGATTCCGGTCTTGGAAAGGAAGCCTTTTCCATCATCAGTCAAGGAAAAGTGGAAGAAATACTGAGCAGTAAATCAGAAGAGCGTCGAAGTATATTTGAAGAAGCGGCTGGCGTGCTTAAATACAAATCCAGAAAAAAGAAAGCGGAAAGTAAACTTATGGATACCCAAGAGAATCTTAACCGGGTATCAGATATTTTACACGAGCTGGAAGGGCAAGTGGAGCCGTTAAAAATACAAGCATCCATTGCCAAAGATTATCTGGAGAAAAAAGAAGAGCTTGAACAAATAGAAGTAGGCGTGACGGTGCACGAAATAGAAGAGCTTCATCAAAAATGGGAACAAAATTCTCTGGAAGTAAAAAACAGCACCGAAAAAGAGCTTGTCCTATCATCTGAATTGAGCCAAAAAGAAGCGACACTTGAAAAGTATAAGGACCAAGTGGCTGCTTTGGATGAATCCATTGATTCCTTGCAACAAGCCCTTTTAGTGGCGAGTTCAGAACTGGAGAAACTTGAAGGTAGAAAAGAAGTTCTGAAGGAACGTAAAAAGAACGCTACGACAAACCGTGCCCAATTAGAAAGTTCCTCGGTGGAGCTTGCTGAATTTATTGATGTTCAAAAGAAAAGATTGGAAAGCGAAAAACACCTTTTGGATACCCTTCGTCAAGAATTGGTATTAACAGAGCAGCAACTCAAGGAAAAACAGGTGATAAATGAACAGTTTGACCAAAATATCGAAGGTAAAATTGATGCCTTAAAAAGTGACTATATTGAACTTCTAAACAAACAGGCATCCATTCGCAACGAAATTTCTTATCTGGAGCAACAAGAAAAGCAAGAAGGCATGAAAGTAACCCGTCTGGATGAGGGGAACAGGAAATATGTCGATCTTAGGGCTAATACGCATCAAAAGAAAGAAAAAGTTCTAACTGACCATAAACAGGTACAGGAAGAGTTGAATCAAACTGTTGACCACTACAGAGCAGAGCAAACTAATCTGGAACAATTTAAACAGTCCTACCAGAAAAAAGAAACAACCTTGTATCAAGCATACCAATTCTTACAGCAAACACGTGCGCGAAAAGAAATGCTTGAAACCATGCAGGGGGATTTTACAGGATTCTTTCAAGGTGTTAAAGAAATTCTGAAAGCCAGGGATGAAAATAGGCTTACTGGAATTAAAGGGGCTGTTGCAGAACTCATCCAAGTAAATCAGGATGTGGAGACGGCAATCGAGATTGCCCTAGGAAGTGCGACCCAGCATATTGTTGTGGATAATGAGCAAAATGCGAGAAACTCCATCCAATATCTGAAAAAGAACGGGTTTGGCCGCGCGACGTTCCTGCCAATGACGGTCATGAAACCTAGGACATTATCAGACTATCAAGTGAATCAGATCAGTCAACATGAAGCTTTTGTAGGAATTGCCGCTTCTCTTGTGGAATACGACCAAGCTTATGAAAATATCGTCAATAACCTTTTGGGCACAATTGTCATTGCAAAAGACCTAAAAGGAGCCAATGCTTTGGCAGGAATCCTTCAGCACCGTTACCGCATCGTGACATTAGAAGGGGATGTAGTAAACCCCGGTGGTTCCATGACAGGCGGAGCCGTTAAACAAAAATCTAATTCTCTCTTAAGTCGAGGGCGTGAACTTGATTCTATTTCAGCTAAACTAGAAGAGATGGAAAATAAGACGGCCCTGCTTGAAGACCAGGTCAAGACACTTAAGAAGAAAATAGAAGAGAAAGAGTCTCAAGTTATAGAATTAAAGGGAACCGGTGAGGAACTAAGGTATAAGGAACAGCAGGTTGCAAGCCTTCTTCGGGAAGTGGAACTTGAAGAGAAAAATGTCAATGAACATTTGAGTTTATATGACTATGAAAAGCAACAGCTCACCATTTCCATGCAGGATGCTGTCAACAAAAAAGCAAAGCTGGATGCTGAGCTGAAGACGGTGGGAATGCAGGTTGCCGCTTTAGACAAAGAGATTGCGGAGCTCAATTCCTTAAGGTTGGAGCAACATGCAAACAAAGAGACCGTACAGAATGAACTGACACAACTTAAAGTTGATTATGCGAGTAAAAAAGAAAAGCTTACTAATCAATCAGAAAAAGTGGATACTATTGAAACAGACCTTGAACAAGCCACCGAAAGATTGACCGACATTAAAGAAGACCTATCTCTTTTACAAAGTGAAATGAATGATAATTCTTCAGGCGAACAAAAATTGGAAGTGGCTGCGGCTGAAAAGTTGCAAGATAAAAATACCACTATGAAGCTAATAGCAGAACGTCGTGCAGAAAGGCTTTCTTACCACGAAAAGGTGGAACAAGAAGAGCTTGAACTGAAAGACCTAAAAAGACAGTATAAACAACTTACTGAAGTTCTGAAGGCGGAAGAAGTGAAAATGAACCGTCTGGATGTGGAATTAGATAATAGACTTCACCATTTAAGGGAAGAGTATATGCTGTCCTTTGAAGCGGCAAAAGCAGATTATCCACTTGAGATGGAGATAGAAGAAGCGCGTAAGAAGTTGAAGCTGATCAAGCTTGCCATCGAGGAACTTGGCACAGTCAATATCGCTGCAATTGAGGAATATGATCGTGTAAGCGAGCGATACACATTCCTGAAGGAACAAAAGGACGATCTTCAAGAAGCAAAAGACACCTTGTTCCAAGTTATCGGTGAGATGGATGAGGAAATGAAAAAGCGCTTTGAAACAACCTTCACGAATATCCGTGCACATTTTCACGATGTGTTCCGCTCTTTATTTGGAGGGGGAAGGGCAGATCTTGTGTTAACAGATCCGTCAGACATGCTGAATACGGGCGTAGATATTGTGGCACAACCGCCTGGTAAAAAACTGCAGAATCTCGGCCTTTTATCAGGAGGAGAAAGAGCGTTAACGGCAATAGCCCTGCTGTTCTCCATACTTAAGGTAAGACCTGTTCCGTTCTGCATCCTCGATGAAGTAGAAGCGGCGCTTGATGAAGCAAACGTCCACCGTTTTGCCCAATATTTAAAACAGTTCAGTGAAGAAACCCAATTCATTGTCATCACCCACCGTAAGGGAACGATGGAATTCAGTGATGTCCTCTACGGGGTTACGATGCAAGAATCCGGCGTCTCTAAATTGGTCTCTGTCCGGTTAGAAGAATCCAAAGAACTTGTTAAATAG